AATGGCATAGGTTCCTGCAGCTAATGCATTTTCCATAATTTTCACATCGTCACCAAAAGTAATTTTGGTAGCTGCATTTGCACCTGTTCTCCACGTTTTTCCAAATGGAACTAAATCTCCAAATACTACTCTTCCTTTGGCACCTGGGCGAGAATAATCAATACTAACATCGGCCAATCCAAAAGCTTGCTTTATGGTTTGATTAGGGCTGGGTGCCGGTGTTTTTAATGCTTGTGCAAAAATTCCCGTACTAAATGCTAGTAGCGCAACTGTTAAAAATGTTCTTGTTTTTTTCATAATTTATTAAGGGGTTTATTGATTAAAATTTAATTCGCAATCATTGATATTTCCACATTCACTTGTTTGGGTAAGCAACTTACCTGAACAGTTTCTCGAGCAGGAAAATCGGCACTAAAATAAGCACCATAAACTTCATTCACTTTTGCAAAATTATTCATATCAAGCAAAAATATGGAGCTTTTTACCACATTCGAAAAGTTCATTCCTGCGGCTTCAAGTATTGCCTGAAGATTCTTCATTACTTGATGTGTTTCGGCAACAATATCTGAATGTATTAAACCTCCGTTTGCCGGATCTAGCGCAATTTGACCGGAAATATAAAGTGTTCCATTTGCCAACACCGCTTGATTATAGGGGCCTATAGGAGCCGGAGCATGAACGGTATTAATAATTTTCTTCATTCCAATTTAAATCTACATTTGGGCACGCAAATTAACTAAAAAGAAAATCGAATTACGATTTTTGTCACAAACTTAATTTTTACTTTGTTTGTATATTCGCAAAATTAAATAATGCAAGAATTGAAAACTTTTTTTCTGCTCACCAATGTCGTCGATTATTCCTTTAAATATACAGAAGTTTTACAATTAGCAAAAAAATATGAAAAAGTAATTCTAATTGACTTCGTTAAAACGGAGATGCAGCTTCCTTCAAATGTTACGGAGTGGACAATGAACTCCGATCAATACAACGGCTGGAAAATATTAGCGCGAAATACGGGACTCTTCTTTTCGGTATTATTTAGCGACCTGTTTTTTAGAAGTTTTAATTGGGCCTATTATAAAAATACACGTAAAAATATTAGCTTTTTACTTAATTGTATGTATCACGCAGAGCAGCTTTCTGCGCGCATTAAGAAAGAAAAAATAAATCCCGATAATTCCATTTTTCTCTCTTTTTGGTTAAACAATTGGTCGATTTCATTGGGGATTTTAAAAAAACAAAATTTTATTCCCGATTATTATGCTCGTGCGCATGGCTTTGATGTTTTCGAATACAGAGTGCCGCAAAGTGGAAGACTTCCTTATCGGAGATTTGAATTACAAACCGTTAAAAAAGTATACTCGGTTTCAAAAAATGGTGAGGCTTACCTCAAAGAAAACTATCCTGAATTCGCTTCCAAAATTTTTTGTAATTACCTTGGTACAGAAAACGGTGGCGAAAGTATTTTTAAACCCGACGAAATTTTTACCCTTGTAAGTTGTGCCAGTACGCGGGGCATTAAGCGCATTTACATGATTCCCGAAATTCTTAAAAGATGCAATTTTCCCGTTCGCTGGATACACTTAGGAGATGAAAATTTAAATTCAAACGACCCGACCGTTCCCATACACATTAAAAATAAAGAAGAATTAAAGCAGTATCCTCTTGTACAATTCGAGTTTAAAGGGCACATGGAAACAGCCGAAATTGTTGACTTTTACAGAAATAACAGTGTAAATATTTTTATCTCGGTGAGCGAAACCGAAGGCTTGCCGGTTTCAATAATGGAAGCTATAAGCTTTGGTATTCCGGTTATTGCTACCGATGTGGGCGGCTGCCGCGAAATTGTTACCGATCAAACCGGTATCCTTATACCGCGCGATTTTAATGTTGAAAATGTCGCCAAGCAATTGGAATCCTTCCGAAAATCAAAACAAAACACTGCCGAATTTAGAAAAGGCGTGCGTGCATTTTGGGCACAATACTTTGAGGTAACTAAAAACTACCAAGAGTTTTTTTCTGAATTCGAAAAAAAATAAGGATGGATAAGAAAGTATTGCTCATTTGCTTTTCTTTTCCTCCCAATAAAGGTATCGGCGGCCGTCGTTGGGCAAAATTTGCGAAACACCTTGCTCAAGAAGGATATGAAGTGAACGTAATTTGCAAGCAAGCAGCTAGCTCCGAACATTCCGAATGGACTCAGGACACACTTTCTCCGAATATTAAGGTTTATCCACTGCCGGCGCGTTATCCCAAAATACTCACAAGCATTCCACATAGTTTTTTTCAAAAAATCGAATACCGATTGTGGTTGCTCATTTTTAAATTATTT
This portion of the Bacteroidota bacterium genome encodes:
- a CDS encoding RidA family protein, producing the protein MKKIINTVHAPAPIGPYNQAVLANGTLYISGQIALDPANGGLIHSDIVAETHQVMKNLQAILEAAGMNFSNVVKSSIFLLDMNNFAKVNEVYGAYFSADFPARETVQVSCLPKQVNVEISMIAN
- a CDS encoding glycosyltransferase, with product MKTFFLLTNVVDYSFKYTEVLQLAKKYEKVILIDFVKTEMQLPSNVTEWTMNSDQYNGWKILARNTGLFFSVLFSDLFFRSFNWAYYKNTRKNISFLLNCMYHAEQLSARIKKEKINPDNSIFLSFWLNNWSISLGILKKQNFIPDYYARAHGFDVFEYRVPQSGRLPYRRFELQTVKKVYSVSKNGEAYLKENYPEFASKIFCNYLGTENGGESIFKPDEIFTLVSCASTRGIKRIYMIPEILKRCNFPVRWIHLGDENLNSNDPTVPIHIKNKEELKQYPLVQFEFKGHMETAEIVDFYRNNSVNIFISVSETEGLPVSIMEAISFGIPVIATDVGGCREIVTDQTGILIPRDFNVENVAKQLESFRKSKQNTAEFRKGVRAFWAQYFEVTKNYQEFFSEFEKK